One part of the Streptococcus sp. oral taxon 431 genome encodes these proteins:
- a CDS encoding epoxyqueuosine reductase QueH produces MIDVEEILSKMNPNQKINYDRVMQKMVQVWEKNEERPTILMHVCCAPCSTYTLEYLTKYADVTIYFANSNIHPKAEYHKRAYVTKKFVSDFNERTGNKVQYLEAPYEPNEYRQLVRGLEEEPEGGDRCKVCFDYRLDKTAQVAMDLGFDYFGSALTISPHKNSQTINSIGIDVQKIYTTHYLPSDFKKNQGYKRSVEMCEEYDIYRQCYCGCVYAAQAQNIDLVQVKKDATAFMVDKDIEKDYSHIKFTVTKLDI; encoded by the coding sequence ATGATCGATGTAGAAGAAATTCTAAGTAAGATGAATCCCAATCAAAAGATCAACTATGACCGAGTCATGCAAAAGATGGTTCAAGTTTGGGAAAAAAATGAAGAAAGACCAACCATTCTCATGCACGTCTGTTGTGCTCCTTGCAGCACCTATACTTTAGAGTATTTGACCAAGTATGCAGATGTAACTATTTATTTTGCTAATTCAAATATCCATCCTAAAGCTGAGTATCACAAGCGTGCCTATGTGACAAAAAAGTTTGTCAGTGATTTCAATGAACGAACTGGCAACAAGGTTCAATATCTAGAAGCACCCTATGAACCCAACGAATACCGTCAGCTGGTCAGAGGTTTGGAAGAAGAACCTGAAGGTGGCGATCGTTGCAAGGTTTGTTTTGACTATCGTCTGGATAAGACAGCTCAAGTGGCTATGGACTTGGGCTTTGACTACTTTGGTTCGGCCCTGACGATCAGTCCTCACAAAAATTCACAAACCATCAATAGTATCGGGATTGATGTGCAGAAAATCTACACCACTCATTATCTTCCGAGTGATTTTAAGAAAAATCAAGGCTATAAACGCTCTGTAGAAATGTGTGAAGAGTACGACATTTATCGCCAATGTTACTGTGGCTGTGTCTATGCAGCTCAAGCACAGAATATTGACTTGGTACAGGTTAAGAAGGATGCAACCGCCTTTATGGTAGATAAGGATATCGAAAAAGACTATTCGCATATCAAGTTCACTGTTACGAAGTTAGATATTTAG
- a CDS encoding cell wall elongation regulator TseB-like domain-containing protein, which produces MKMRQKKEKNSLLFQYSIGLTLLALVVTSSFLYLVWLSMKPYQTAKVEGEKLAKQYANLETVSQVDIFNGLESYYSVLGQDKNQKQVAVLIEKSNNNIYVYQLERGTSQEKAEAVVREKGATDIDTITFGRYADKPVWEIKSGGDYYLVDFESGALIEKEKL; this is translated from the coding sequence GTGAAAATGAGACAGAAAAAAGAAAAAAATTCCTTATTATTTCAGTACAGTATTGGCTTGACCCTGCTGGCTCTAGTTGTGACTTCTTCCTTTCTCTATTTGGTGTGGCTTAGCATGAAGCCTTATCAGACAGCAAAGGTAGAAGGGGAAAAGCTTGCCAAGCAGTATGCAAATCTAGAAACGGTCAGTCAGGTTGATATTTTTAATGGCTTAGAAAGCTATTATAGTGTTCTTGGTCAAGATAAGAATCAGAAACAAGTTGCTGTTTTAATAGAGAAAAGTAATAACAATATTTACGTATATCAACTAGAACGTGGCACTTCACAAGAAAAAGCAGAAGCAGTTGTCAGAGAAAAAGGAGCAACTGATATTGACACGATTACCTTTGGACGGTATGCTGATAAACCCGTCTGGGAAATCAAGTCTGGTGGAGACTACTATCTAGTGGATTTTGAATCTGGTGCCCTAATCGAAAAGGAGAAACTATGA
- a CDS encoding MFS transporter — protein sequence MFKRTYKRNIPLLAGLEFTSYFGITSFWILFFIQNGLSLLQIGLLESIFHGTSLLCEIPSGMLADRFSYKTNLYLSRLASIVSSILILFGQGNFWIYALAMMVNAWSYNFDSGTSTAFLYDSAVEAGQKDRYLQISSFLSGVAEVTRTLGTVVAGFFIHGALAWTYLIAIGFSFLSIILIYFMKEPMAKREKNEVLTFKMIVLQVRKEWLEKPVLFYWMMTYQLVGTLMCMFYFYYQQKISDLAGWQVSLVMLIGSGLNLLAVYVASQIGKKWNSNRVFPTLVALTGLALLLVFSGTPFAFLLVYLLTDTLYAVYQPIYFNDLQGYLPSSVRATMLSINSMLFSLSMIVIFPLTGWMIDRWGLVAVFLVLGLILLLIYPILIISLTRMGKLLDKDLKTE from the coding sequence ATGTTTAAAAGAACTTACAAACGCAATATTCCACTCTTAGCAGGTCTGGAATTTACTTCTTATTTTGGGATTACCAGTTTTTGGATTTTATTTTTCATCCAAAATGGTCTATCCTTGCTTCAAATCGGTCTATTAGAGAGTATTTTTCATGGGACAAGTCTCTTGTGTGAAATCCCATCTGGTATGTTGGCTGATCGATTTAGTTATAAGACCAATCTCTATTTGTCTCGCTTGGCCAGTATTGTGTCCTCTATCTTGATTTTGTTTGGTCAGGGGAATTTTTGGATTTATGCTCTTGCCATGATGGTTAATGCTTGGTCCTACAATTTTGACTCGGGAACCAGCACCGCTTTCTTATATGATTCGGCGGTTGAAGCGGGTCAAAAAGACCGTTATCTTCAGATTTCTAGCTTTTTGTCTGGTGTGGCAGAAGTCACCCGAACCCTAGGTACAGTTGTCGCAGGCTTCTTTATTCACGGAGCATTGGCCTGGACCTATCTGATTGCTATAGGATTTTCATTTCTTTCTATCATTTTGATTTATTTTATGAAAGAACCAATGGCTAAGAGAGAGAAAAATGAAGTCTTAACCTTTAAAATGATTGTCTTGCAAGTTCGAAAAGAATGGCTGGAAAAACCAGTACTCTTTTACTGGATGATGACTTATCAGCTAGTCGGGACACTCATGTGCATGTTTTACTTTTACTATCAACAGAAAATCAGTGACTTAGCAGGATGGCAGGTATCGCTGGTCATGCTGATTGGTAGTGGGTTAAATCTATTGGCAGTTTATGTGGCTAGCCAAATCGGTAAAAAATGGAATAGCAATCGAGTTTTTCCGACTCTTGTTGCACTAACGGGCTTGGCCTTGTTGTTGGTGTTTTCAGGAACCCCCTTTGCTTTTCTTCTTGTATATCTTTTAACTGATACACTCTATGCAGTTTATCAGCCAATCTATTTCAATGATTTACAAGGTTATTTACCTTCCAGTGTAAGAGCAACTATGCTTAGTATCAATTCCATGCTCTTTAGTCTTTCCATGATTGTCATTTTTCCACTGACGGGCTGGATGATTGATCGTTGGGGTCTTGTAGCGGTCTTTTTAGTTCTAGGTCTTATCTTGCTTTTAATTTATCCTATATTAATAATCAGTCTGACAAGGATGGGCAAGCTATTAGATAAGGACTTAAAAACTGAGTAA
- the asnS gene encoding asparagine--tRNA ligase produces MTKRVTIIEVKDYVGQEVTIGAWVANKSGKGKIAFLQLRDGTAFFQGVAFKPNFIEKFGEEVGLEKFDTIKRLSQETSVFVTGIVKEDERSKFGYELDITDIEVIGESQDYPITPKEHGTDFLMDNRHLWLRSRKQVAVMQIRNAIIYATYEFFDKNGFMKFDSPILSGNAAEDSTELFETDYFGTPAYLSQSGQLYLEAGAMALGRVFDFGPVFRAEKSKTRRHLTEFWMMDAEYSYLTHDESLDLQEAYVKALLQGVLDRAPQALETLERDTELLKRYIAEPFKRITYDQAIDLLQEHENDEDADYEHLEHGDDFGSPHETWISNHFGVPTFVMNYPAAIKAFYMKPVPGNPERVLCADLLAPEGYGEIIGGSMREEDYDALVAKMEELGMDRTEYEFYLDLRKYGTVPHGGFGIGIERMVTFAAGTKHIREAIPFPRMLHRIKP; encoded by the coding sequence ATGACAAAACGTGTAACAATTATCGAAGTAAAAGACTACGTTGGTCAAGAAGTGACCATAGGAGCCTGGGTTGCCAACAAATCAGGAAAAGGGAAAATTGCTTTCTTGCAATTGCGTGATGGAACAGCCTTTTTCCAAGGTGTAGCTTTTAAACCAAACTTTATCGAAAAATTTGGAGAAGAAGTAGGTCTTGAAAAATTTGACACCATCAAACGTCTAAGTCAAGAAACATCTGTTTTCGTGACAGGGATTGTTAAAGAAGACGAGCGTTCTAAATTTGGTTACGAATTGGATATTACAGACATCGAAGTTATCGGTGAATCTCAAGATTACCCAATCACTCCAAAAGAACATGGAACAGACTTCTTGATGGACAACCGTCACTTGTGGCTTCGTTCTCGTAAGCAAGTCGCTGTCATGCAAATTCGTAATGCCATCATCTATGCAACTTATGAGTTCTTCGACAAGAACGGCTTTATGAAGTTTGATAGCCCAATTCTTTCAGGAAATGCGGCAGAAGATTCTACAGAACTTTTTGAAACTGACTACTTTGGAACACCAGCCTACTTGAGCCAATCTGGTCAGCTTTATCTTGAAGCTGGGGCTATGGCTCTTGGTCGTGTCTTTGACTTTGGTCCAGTATTCCGTGCTGAAAAATCTAAAACTCGTCGTCACTTGACTGAATTCTGGATGATGGATGCGGAGTACTCATACTTGACACACGATGAGTCACTTGACTTGCAAGAAGCTTATGTAAAAGCATTGCTTCAAGGTGTTCTTGATCGTGCTCCTCAAGCCTTGGAAACATTGGAACGTGACACTGAGCTTTTGAAACGCTACATTGCAGAGCCATTCAAACGCATCACTTACGATCAAGCCATTGACCTCTTGCAAGAGCATGAAAATGATGAAGACGCTGACTACGAGCATCTTGAACATGGTGATGACTTTGGTTCACCACACGAAACTTGGATCTCAAACCACTTTGGTGTACCAACATTTGTCATGAACTACCCAGCAGCCATCAAGGCCTTCTACATGAAACCAGTTCCTGGAAATCCAGAGCGTGTGCTTTGTGCAGACTTGCTTGCACCAGAAGGTTACGGAGAAATCATCGGTGGTTCCATGCGTGAGGAAGACTACGATGCCCTTGTGGCTAAGATGGAAGAGCTTGGTATGGATCGTACAGAGTATGAATTCTACCTTGACCTTCGTAAATACGGTACAGTACCACACGGTGGATTTGGTATCGGTATCGAGCGTATGGTAACTTTTGCAGCTGGAACTAAACACATCCGTGAAGCAATTCCATTCCCACGTATGTTGCACCGTATCAAACCATAA
- a CDS encoding pyridoxal phosphate-dependent aminotransferase yields the protein MKLSKCVLEMEESVTLASDARAKKLKAEGKDILFLTLGQPDFHTPENIQDAAVAAIRDGRASFYTVASGLPELKAAVNTYFERYYGYSVAANEVTFATGAKFSLYTFFMAVVNPGDEVIIPTPYWVSYGDQVKMAGGVPVFVQAKEDNHFKVTVEKLEAARTDKTKVLVLNSPSNPTGMIYSREELLAIGNWAVEHDILILADDIYGRLVYNGNEFVPISSLSEAIRKQTIVINGVSKAYAMTGWRVGYAVGDPEIIAAMSKLTGQTTSNLTAVSQYATIEALTGPQDSVETMRQAFEERLNTIYPLLCQVPGFEVVKPQGAFYLFPNVKKAMEMKGYTDVTAFTTAILEEVGLALITGAGFGAPENVRLSYATDLETLKEAIRRLHQFMEK from the coding sequence ATGAAATTATCTAAATGTGTCTTAGAAATGGAAGAAAGTGTGACTTTGGCTAGCGATGCAAGAGCAAAGAAATTAAAGGCTGAAGGAAAAGATATTCTTTTCTTAACTTTAGGTCAGCCCGATTTTCATACTCCTGAAAATATTCAGGATGCTGCGGTTGCAGCCATTCGAGATGGTCGCGCGTCTTTCTATACGGTAGCTTCAGGTTTGCCTGAATTAAAAGCAGCGGTCAATACCTATTTTGAACGTTATTATGGTTATTCTGTAGCGGCTAATGAGGTCACATTTGCTACCGGTGCCAAGTTCTCCCTCTATACTTTCTTTATGGCTGTAGTCAATCCAGGCGATGAGGTCATTATTCCAACACCATATTGGGTCAGCTATGGAGACCAGGTTAAGATGGCTGGTGGTGTTCCAGTATTTGTCCAAGCTAAGGAAGACAATCACTTTAAAGTAACCGTGGAGAAATTAGAAGCGGCTCGTACAGATAAGACCAAGGTCTTGGTTCTGAACTCACCATCTAATCCTACCGGTATGATCTATTCTCGTGAGGAACTCTTGGCTATCGGAAATTGGGCTGTTGAACATGATATTCTCATCCTAGCAGATGATATTTATGGTCGTTTGGTCTATAATGGAAATGAATTTGTCCCAATCTCTAGTCTGTCAGAAGCCATTCGCAAGCAAACCATCGTCATCAATGGTGTATCTAAAGCTTATGCCATGACAGGTTGGCGGGTGGGTTATGCAGTTGGTGATCCAGAAATTATTGCTGCTATGAGCAAATTGACTGGTCAAACGACTTCTAACCTGACTGCGGTATCTCAATATGCAACCATCGAAGCGCTAACTGGTCCACAAGACTCTGTAGAAACTATGCGTCAGGCTTTCGAGGAACGTTTAAACACCATCTATCCACTCTTGTGTCAAGTCCCTGGCTTTGAAGTAGTCAAACCTCAAGGTGCTTTCTATCTCTTCCCAAATGTCAAAAAGGCCATGGAGATGAAAGGCTATACAGATGTAACAGCATTTACAACAGCTATCCTTGAGGAAGTTGGTCTGGCCTTGATTACAGGAGCCGGATTTGGAGCACCGGAGAATGTTCGTCTCAGTTATGCGACAGACTTGGAAACTCTTAAAGAAGCCATTCGTCGTTTGCACCAATTTATGGAAAAATAA